GCAGTACATGAACTCGCAAAAGAAATTGAGACTAAAGATAGAGAATACAGTTACTTGTGTCGCGCAATTGGTCATGCTGGAGCTACGGTACACACAAAAAAACATGCTTTGGGTTTGCCGATTTACGAACTGACTGCGCTTGTTTTGAAGTATGGAAAAGAAAACTTTTATGAACCGATTGTCCAGAGAATAGACAATTACTATCAACGTTTGCTGTATTGGCAAAAGAATATAGATAATTTTGATCTTGAGTGGGCAAATTTTCTGTTGAGAGATTAGACCTATCTCAATATACGATTAGGTATTTTCCCAGGATCCTGGTTGGCACCTTCCATTATATAGTATACGATGTTACATCCTTAACAATACAATCCCTTTGCCCTTGTATTGTGATTTTGATATAAAAACTCTATGTTCTTTCAGTATTCATCTTTATCTTGGAACTTTGTTTGGTTTAACTTTTAATAGTTCTACAATAACCTATTCAACTGTATTTCGCACTTTTACAAAAACAAATAATGACAAATATGGATTTATTTGGAAAAACTCTTGAACTTACGGAGTTGGTGTGGTAAAATTTTAAATGAGGGTGCGTAGCTCAGTGGAAGAGCGCTTCCTTGACGAGGAAGAGGCCGTAGGTTCAATCCCTGCCGCACCCACCAGAAAAGGGGTCCTCGATGGACCCCTTATTTCATAGGGAGGTCTAAATTATGGATAGACTTGATTTTACTATAAAATTAGCTCGAAAGATAGGATTTTATCTAATGCAATATTGGGGTCACGCGTTGAATGTAACTGAGAAAAGTTCATTTCAAGATCTGGTAACTGACTGCGATAAGCAAGCACAACAGATGATAGTTCGTGAAATCAGAGAGCATTTCCCAGATGAAGCGATTTTGGCAGAGGAGGGACTTTTTGAAAAGGGAGATAAAATTTGGATTATAGATCCAATAGATGGTACCATGAATTATGTTCATGGATTGCCATCTTTTGCTGTAGGAATTGCCTATGCCGAAAGAAATGAAGTTATCATTGGTGTCGCACATGATCCACTCATGTCAGAGACATATTACGCAATTAAAGGACAAGGAGCCTACGTAAATGGTGAGAGAATACATGTCTCAAAAAACTCTTTGCTGAAAGATAGTATAGGAAACGTTGGATTTTATGTAGGTTTCACAGGACCTTTCATAAATGCCATTGAAAAGAAAGTAAGGCGTATGAGAATGACGGGTAGTGCTATACTGGCTGGAGCATATGTAGCGTGTGGAAGGTTTGATTTCTTCGTCGCTAAAAGAGCTAACGCTTGGGATGTAGCTCCACTATTTGTGATCATTCCAGAATCCGGTGGAATGATAACAGATCTATCGGGAAAAGAAGCAACTCTTGAAAGTGGGAACTATCTTTTCAGCAACGGCTTGCTTCACAACGAATTGATTGACATTCTCAAAAAAATCAAGGAAAATCGAGAAGTATGAGGTATGATTTTGGCTGCCTTGAAAGACTCCAAATGGCTGAATTGGCTTCAATAGTTGCAAAAGAATTAAAACCACCACAGATAGTGCTATTCTACGGTAATCTCGGCTCTGGGAAGACTACTTTTGTGAGCGATATGGCGCAAGATTTAGGAATAGAAAAAGGGCAAGTTAGAAGCCCAACTTTTTCGTTGATAAATGTTTATAAAGGGCATTCGATGGTGTACCATGTCGATCTTTATCGTTTAGAAGGCTTTGATAAAGAATTTGTAATGGATCTTGAAGAGATCGCTGAAGATCCCAACGCAATACTGATAGTAGAATGGGCTGACCGACTTGAAAATTTTTGGCCTAAAGATTGTTTGAAGATATTTTTTGATTTCTGCGAAAATGGTCGAATAATTCAAATAGAATCAGAAAGTGATTTGGTTCAAAAAATTGTTTCGAGGTGGTTGAATGGTAAAAAAATTTGAGAAACTGGAGAAACTCGCAAAGGAATCTCTTCAAACCCCTGAGCTTCCAAAACTCCTTCCTTTGATTCACCTGAGAAACGGCATGATCATCTTTCCTCAAACAGTTATACCAATTCACGTAGCCAGAGAAAAAACACTCATGGCTTTGGAACATTCCATAGACTCTTATCAACAATTTGTCTTTGTGACAAGTCAAAAAGATCCATCCGTTGAAGAACCAACCTTTGAACAATTGTATCAAATTGGGACGATCTCGAAAGTTCTTCAGGTGATCCAGCTCCCAGATGGCACTTTCAGAGTTTTACTTGAAGGAATTGAAAGGGCAAGAGCTTATGAAATAGTTCAACAAGAACCATTAATAGCAAGACTTGAGATTTTAAAGACTAACTACAAAAAAACCAAGAAAATAGAAGCACTGATGCGAAGCGTTAGAGAAAGTTTCTCAAAATACGCGCTCTATACCCAAAGATATTCTCAGGAGACATTATCTGCTGTCTCTGAAACAGTTGAAGCAAACAGATTTGCAGATTATATAGCTTCATTACTACCGATTTCATTGGAACAACGTCAAATGTTACTTGAAGAACTTCATCCTGGTAGGAGGCTTGAATTACTCCTACAGATTTTGTTGCACGAAAATGAGATTCTCGAAATAGAAAGACAACTTGATACAAAAGTCAAAAAGAGAATAGAAGAAAGCCAAAAAGAATTTTTCTTAAGAGAAAAATTAAAGGCCATCACTGAAGAACTTGGAGAAAAAGATTCCGAAGCAGCTCAACTTCGAATAAATCTTGAAAGATCTCAGTTGCCAGATTTTGTAAGAAAGAAAGCTTTGTCAGAAATAGAGAGATTGGAAAAGATGTCTCCATACTCGGCTGAAGCTACTGTTATAAGGACATACGTCGATTGGTTGATCAATCTGCCATGGAATAACTCAACACAAGACAGAGAAGACATGAATCAAGCCAAGGAAATCCTTGAGAAGAGTCACTATGGACTTGAAGAAGCAAAGGAAAGAATCCTTGAATTTCTCGCCGTCAGAAAGAGAAGCAAATCGGTGAGAGCTCCCATATTGTGCTTTGTCGGACCACCTGGTGTCGGAAAGACATCGCTCGCAAGAGCCGTAGCGCAAGCACTGGAT
The DNA window shown above is from Thermotoga profunda AZM34c06 and carries:
- a CDS encoding inositol monophosphatase family protein produces the protein MDRLDFTIKLARKIGFYLMQYWGHALNVTEKSSFQDLVTDCDKQAQQMIVREIREHFPDEAILAEEGLFEKGDKIWIIDPIDGTMNYVHGLPSFAVGIAYAERNEVIIGVAHDPLMSETYYAIKGQGAYVNGERIHVSKNSLLKDSIGNVGFYVGFTGPFINAIEKKVRRMRMTGSAILAGAYVACGRFDFFVAKRANAWDVAPLFVIIPESGGMITDLSGKEATLESGNYLFSNGLLHNELIDILKKIKENREV
- the tsaE gene encoding tRNA (adenosine(37)-N6)-threonylcarbamoyltransferase complex ATPase subunit type 1 TsaE, whose amino-acid sequence is MAELASIVAKELKPPQIVLFYGNLGSGKTTFVSDMAQDLGIEKGQVRSPTFSLINVYKGHSMVYHVDLYRLEGFDKEFVMDLEEIAEDPNAILIVEWADRLENFWPKDCLKIFFDFCENGRIIQIESESDLVQKIVSRWLNGKKI